A window from Triticum aestivum cultivar Chinese Spring chromosome 6D, IWGSC CS RefSeq v2.1, whole genome shotgun sequence encodes these proteins:
- the LOC123141553 gene encoding UDP-glycosyltransferase 82A1: MGAEPELVDPAVVLVPFPAQGHVTPMLQLARALVARGVAATVAVPDFVHRRMGSVDAVGGVALASIPSGIPDDDEEPPGFASIAHAMEHHMPAHLEQMLARGQAPGARGTACLIVDVLASWAVPVASRCGVPVVGFWPAMLATFGVVAAIPELLSKGFISDCGSPISTEGLNKDEAKADLQIANNLRVVPEDLQLGTKELLPWLVGCAASQKSRFAFWLQILQRAKSLRCLLVNSFPGEAAEEGSRQHGAPRGLRILQVGPLLTDGLLDNPHELPAENPSMWQADGSCMDWLDQQRAGSVIYVSFGSWVAPIGPVKISELAHGLEATGRPFLWVLKNDPSWRAGLPSGYLETVSGRGKVVSWAPQGGVLSHEAVGCYLTHCGWNSTLEAIQHGVRLLCYPVSGDQFINSAFIVKMWEIGIRLRSSGRGDVKDYIERILEGEDGRRLQEKMNELRERVAVGEARFAAKKNLKAFVDGIKRDDLAPGHLAT; this comes from the exons ATGGGAGCAGAGCCAGAGCTCGTCGACCCTGCCGTCGTCCTCGTGCCGTTCCCGGCGCAGGGCCACGTCACGCCGATGCTCCAGCTGGCGCGCGCGCTCGTCGCGCGGGGCGTCGCGGCCACCGTCGCCGTGCCAGACTTCGTCCACCGCCGCATGGGCAGCGTCGACGCCGTCGGCGGCGTGGCGCTCGCGTCGATCCCAAGCGGCATCccggacgacgacgaagagccaCCGGGATTCGCCAGCATCGCGCACGCCATGGAGCACCACATGCCCGCGCACCTGGAGCAGATGCTAGCGCGGGGGCAGGCTCCTGGCGCCAGGGGTACCGCGTGCCTCATCGTTGACGTCCTCGCATCGTGGGCCGTCCCCGTGGCCTCCCGGTGCGGCGTGCCAGTCGTCGGGTTTTGGCCGGCGATGCTGGCGACTTTCGGCGTCGTGGCTGCTATCCCGGAGCTTCTTAGCAAGGGGTTCATCTCAGATTGCG GCAGTCCCATTTCGACGGAAGGACTCAACAAAGATGAAGCAAAAGCAGACCTCCAGATCGCAAACAACCTCCGCGTAGTACCCGAAGACCTGCAACTTGGCACCAAAGAGCTGCTGCCATGGCTCGTCGGCTGCGCTGCATCGCAGAAATCAAGATTCGCCTTCTGGCTCCAGATCCTACAGCGCGCCAAGAGCCTCCGCTGCCTCCTGGTCAACTCCTTCCCGGGCGAAGCAGCGGAGGAAGGCTCCCGCCAGCACGGCGCACCACGGGGCCTCCGAATTCTCCAGGTCGGACCACTGCTAACCGACGGACTACTTGACAATCCGCACGAGTTGCCAGCAGAGAACCCTAGCATGTGGCAGGCAGATGGATCGTGCATGGATTGGCTTGACCAGCAACGTGCAGGATCAGTGATCTACGTGTCTTTTGGAAGCTGGGTCGCGCCGATCGGGCCGGTGAAGATCAGCGAGCTGGCGCACGGCCTCGAGGCAACCGGGAGGCCATTCCTGTGGGTTCTGAAGAACGATCCTTCGTGGCGAGCCGGCCTTCCCAGCGGTTACCTGGAGACGGTGTCCGGCCGTGGCAAGGTCGTCTCCTGGGCGCCTCAGGGAGGCGTTCTTTCGCACGAGGCCGTCGGGTGCTACCTCACCCACTGCGGCTGGAACTCCACGCTCGAGGCGATACAGCACGGGGTCCGTCTCCTGTGCTACCCGGTCTCCGGTGACCAGTTCATCAACTCTGCCTTCATCGTTAAGATGTGGGAAATAGGGATCAGGCTCCGGAGCAGTGGCAGAGGCGACGTGAAAGATTATATCGAGAGAATCTTGGAAGGAGAAGATGGAAGACGGTTGCAGGAGAAGATGAATGAGTTGAGGGAGAGAGTTGCGGTGGGTGAGGCAAGGTTTGCAGCCAAGAAGAACCTCAAGGCCTTTGTTGATGGAATTAAGAGAGATGACCTTGCTCCAGGGCATCTAGCCACATAA